One region of Chanodichthys erythropterus isolate Z2021 chromosome 17, ASM2448905v1, whole genome shotgun sequence genomic DNA includes:
- the picalmb gene encoding phosphatidylinositol binding clathrin assembly protein b isoform X13, whose protein sequence is MSGQSITDRITAAQHSVTGSAVSKTVCKATTHEIMGPKKKHLDYLIHCTNEMNVNIPQLADSLFERTTNTSWVVVFKSLITTHHLMVYGNERFIQYLASRNTLFNLSNFLDKSGLQGYDMSTFIRRYSRYLNEKAVSYRQVAFDFTKVKRGVDGVMRTMNTEKLLKTIPIIQNQMDALLDFNVNANELTNGVINAAFMLLFKDSIRLFAAYNEGIINLLEKYFDMKKVQCKEGLDIYKKFLTRMTRISEFLKVAEQVGIDRGDIPDLSQFTVCAPSSLLDALEQHLASLEGKKVKDSTAASRASTLSNAVSSLASTGMSFTKVDEREKQAALEEEQARLKALKEQRLKELSKRPSFATTDTSPVSTTAACISTAPAIDLFSTPSCSNGALKMESDLFDLQTNFQSGMQPGSSVATAWGDPFSSSEAVDDSIPNLNPFLTKLVVDGAHLPVMSSDGVSFSSRTSGHEIFGDQYNPFIDSSSSVSTNYKRTVRIEHLISDSFGQQSMVQHLPNPSPFQSEPSTVAGLFRGYGAPQIPPPQSSGELRVDFESVFGTKAASSNSLDTDAGILKPTVAGSNQSSNQLPEKLVSDDLDSSLANLVGNLGIGNGTTKNDIHWNQPGEKKLTGGMNWQPKNAPSTTWNPVSMPPSIMTFPATTPTGMMGYGMPQQLPSMAMMTQPTMMYTQPVMRPSNPFGSVSSAQPSAASSPSSQSPLRAPGQDPFAQLSLKDFL, encoded by the exons ATGTCTGGGCAGAGCATTACAGACAGGATAACTGCTGCCCAGCATAGCGTTACTGGATCAGCCGTTTCCAAAACTGTGTGCAAGGCAACAACGCACGAAATTATGGGCCCTAAAAAGAAACATTTGGATT ACCTGATACACTGTACCAACGAGATGAATGTGAACATTCCTCAGCTGGCAGACTCTTTGTTCGAGAGAACCACCAACACCAGTTGGGTGGTGGTCTTTAAGTCCCTAATCACAACACACCACCTCATGGTATATGGGAACGAG CGATTTATTCAGTACTTGGCCTCCAGGAACACATTATTCAACCTCAGTAATTTCCTGGACAAAAGTGGCCTACAAG GTTACGACATGTCAACGTTCATTCGGAGGTATAGTCGATATCTGAATGAGAAAGCCGTTTCATATCGACAGGTGGCATTTGACTTCACAAAAGTAAAGCGTGG GGTGGATGGAGTGATGAGAACCATGAACACAGAGAAGCTCCTTAAGACCATCCCCATTATACAGAACCAAATGGATGCCCTTCTTGACTTCAAT GTCAATGCCAATGAACTAACCAATGGGGTTATTAATGCAGCCTTCATGCTTCTTTTCAAAGACTCCATTCGACTTTTTGCAGCTTACAATGAAGGGATAATAAACTTACTAG AAAAGTACTTTGATATGAAAAAAGTTCAGTGCAAAGAGGGTTTGGACATCTACAAGAAATTCCTTACCCGAATGACACGGATCTCAGAGTTCCTCAAAGTGGCAGAG CAGGTGGGAATAGACCGCGGGGACATACCTGACCTGTCTCAG TTTACAGTCTGT GCCCCCAGCAGTCTTTTGGATGCCCTGGAGCAACACTTGGCTTCATTAGAAGGGAAGAAGGTGAAGGACTCCACCGCCGCCAGCAG GGCAAGCACACTCTCCAATGCCGTGTCATCTCTGGCCAGCACTGGCATGTCTTTCACCAAAGTGGATGAAAGGGAAAAGCAGGCAGCTCTGGAGGAGGAGCAGGCACGATTGAAAGCACTAAAG GAACAGCGGCTGAAGGAGCTCTCCAAGAGGCCTTCGTTTGCTACAACTGACACTTCTCCAGTCTCCACCACAGCAGCATGCATCAGCACAGCTCCTGCTATAGACCTGTTCTCCACTCCCAGCTGCTCCAATGG TGCCCTGAAGATGGAGAGCGACCTCTTCGACTTGCAGACTAACTTTCAGTCTGGCATGCAGCCTGGATCCTCTGTGGCCACGGCATGGGGAG ATCCTTTCTCTTCTTCTGAAGCTGTAGATGACTCCATTCCAAACCTAAACCCTTTCCTAACCAAACTTGTTGTTGATGGTGCTCATCTACCCGTTATGTCATCAGATGGTGTTAGTTTCTCCTCTAGGACGTCAGGTCATGAGATTTTTGGTG ATCAGTACAATCCCTTTATTGATTCAAGTTCATCTGTATCAACCAATTACAAACGCACTGTGCGGATAGAGCACTTAATCTCAG ACTCGTTTGGTCAACAGTCTATGGTCCAGCATCTCCCAAACCCCTCTCCCTTCCAGTCTGAGCCCTCCACTGTAGCAGGCCTATTCAGAG GATACGGAGCTCCACAAATCCCTCCTCCACAGAGCTCAGGCGAGCTGCGTGTTGATTTTGAGTCTGTTTTTGGTACTAAAGCTGCCTCGTCCAATAGCCTGGATACAGATG CTGGGATTTTGAAACCCACTGTGGCCGGCTCAAATCAGTCCTCCAATCAACTCCCAGAGAAACTGGTGTCAGATGACCTGGATTCTTCCTTGGCCAACCTTGTTGGAA ATCTGGGTATTGGAAATGGTACCACTAAAAA TGATATCCACTGGAACCAACCAGGAGAGAAAAAATTAACTGGTGGAATGAACTGGCAACCCAAGAATGCTCCATCTACTACATGGAACCCTGTCTCTATG CCACCATCTATCATGACTTTCCCTGCTACAACACCTACAGGAATGATGGGATATGGCATG CCTCAACAGTTGCCCTCCATGGCCATGATGACCCAGCCCACAATGATGTACACACAGCCTGTCATGAGGCCGTCCAATCCATTCGGATCAGTGTCCAGTGCACAG CCCTCCGCTGCCTCTAGCCCTTCCAGTCAGAGTCCTCTCAGAGCCCCAGGACAAGACCCCTTTGCACAGCTCTCTCTCAAGGATTTCTTGTAG
- the picalmb gene encoding phosphatidylinositol binding clathrin assembly protein b isoform X12, whose protein sequence is MSGQSITDRITAAQHSVTGSAVSKTVCKATTHEIMGPKKKHLDYLIHCTNEMNVNIPQLADSLFERTTNTSWVVVFKSLITTHHLMVYGNERFIQYLASRNTLFNLSNFLDKSGLQGYDMSTFIRRYSRYLNEKAVSYRQVAFDFTKVKRGVDGVMRTMNTEKLLKTIPIIQNQMDALLDFNVNANELTNGVINAAFMLLFKDSIRLFAAYNEGIINLLEKYFDMKKVQCKEGLDIYKKFLTRMTRISEFLKVAEQVGIDRGDIPDLSQAPSSLLDALEQHLASLEGKKVKDSTAASRASTLSNAVSSLASTGMSFTKVDEREKQAALEEEQARLKALKEQRLKELSKRPSFATTDTSPVSTTAACISTAPAIDLFSTPSCSNGALKMESDLFDLQTNFQSGMQPGSSVATAWGGYGAPQIPPPQSSGELRVDFESVFGTKAASSNSLDTDAGILKPTVAGSNQSSNQLPEKLVSDDLDSSLANLVGNLGIGNGTTKNDIHWNQPGEKKLTGGMNWQPKNAPSTTWNPVSMPPSIMTFPATTPTGMMGYGMPQQLPSMAMMTQPTMMYTQPVMRPSNPFGSVSSAQPSAASSPSSQSPLRAPGQDPFAQLSLKDFL, encoded by the exons ATGTCTGGGCAGAGCATTACAGACAGGATAACTGCTGCCCAGCATAGCGTTACTGGATCAGCCGTTTCCAAAACTGTGTGCAAGGCAACAACGCACGAAATTATGGGCCCTAAAAAGAAACATTTGGATT ACCTGATACACTGTACCAACGAGATGAATGTGAACATTCCTCAGCTGGCAGACTCTTTGTTCGAGAGAACCACCAACACCAGTTGGGTGGTGGTCTTTAAGTCCCTAATCACAACACACCACCTCATGGTATATGGGAACGAG CGATTTATTCAGTACTTGGCCTCCAGGAACACATTATTCAACCTCAGTAATTTCCTGGACAAAAGTGGCCTACAAG GTTACGACATGTCAACGTTCATTCGGAGGTATAGTCGATATCTGAATGAGAAAGCCGTTTCATATCGACAGGTGGCATTTGACTTCACAAAAGTAAAGCGTGG GGTGGATGGAGTGATGAGAACCATGAACACAGAGAAGCTCCTTAAGACCATCCCCATTATACAGAACCAAATGGATGCCCTTCTTGACTTCAAT GTCAATGCCAATGAACTAACCAATGGGGTTATTAATGCAGCCTTCATGCTTCTTTTCAAAGACTCCATTCGACTTTTTGCAGCTTACAATGAAGGGATAATAAACTTACTAG AAAAGTACTTTGATATGAAAAAAGTTCAGTGCAAAGAGGGTTTGGACATCTACAAGAAATTCCTTACCCGAATGACACGGATCTCAGAGTTCCTCAAAGTGGCAGAG CAGGTGGGAATAGACCGCGGGGACATACCTGACCTGTCTCAG GCCCCCAGCAGTCTTTTGGATGCCCTGGAGCAACACTTGGCTTCATTAGAAGGGAAGAAGGTGAAGGACTCCACCGCCGCCAGCAG GGCAAGCACACTCTCCAATGCCGTGTCATCTCTGGCCAGCACTGGCATGTCTTTCACCAAAGTGGATGAAAGGGAAAAGCAGGCAGCTCTGGAGGAGGAGCAGGCACGATTGAAAGCACTAAAG GAACAGCGGCTGAAGGAGCTCTCCAAGAGGCCTTCGTTTGCTACAACTGACACTTCTCCAGTCTCCACCACAGCAGCATGCATCAGCACAGCTCCTGCTATAGACCTGTTCTCCACTCCCAGCTGCTCCAATGG TGCCCTGAAGATGGAGAGCGACCTCTTCGACTTGCAGACTAACTTTCAGTCTGGCATGCAGCCTGGATCCTCTGTGGCCACGGCATGGGGAG GATACGGAGCTCCACAAATCCCTCCTCCACAGAGCTCAGGCGAGCTGCGTGTTGATTTTGAGTCTGTTTTTGGTACTAAAGCTGCCTCGTCCAATAGCCTGGATACAGATG CTGGGATTTTGAAACCCACTGTGGCCGGCTCAAATCAGTCCTCCAATCAACTCCCAGAGAAACTGGTGTCAGATGACCTGGATTCTTCCTTGGCCAACCTTGTTGGAA ATCTGGGTATTGGAAATGGTACCACTAAAAA TGATATCCACTGGAACCAACCAGGAGAGAAAAAATTAACTGGTGGAATGAACTGGCAACCCAAGAATGCTCCATCTACTACATGGAACCCTGTCTCTATG CCACCATCTATCATGACTTTCCCTGCTACAACACCTACAGGAATGATGGGATATGGCATG CCTCAACAGTTGCCCTCCATGGCCATGATGACCCAGCCCACAATGATGTACACACAGCCTGTCATGAGGCCGTCCAATCCATTCGGATCAGTGTCCAGTGCACAG CCCTCCGCTGCCTCTAGCCCTTCCAGTCAGAGTCCTCTCAGAGCCCCAGGACAAGACCCCTTTGCACAGCTCTCTCTCAAGGATTTCTTGTAG
- the picalmb gene encoding phosphatidylinositol binding clathrin assembly protein b isoform X2, translated as MSGQSITDRITAAQHSVTGSAVSKTVCKATTHEIMGPKKKHLDYLIHCTNEMNVNIPQLADSLFERTTNTSWVVVFKSLITTHHLMVYGNERFIQYLASRNTLFNLSNFLDKSGLQGYDMSTFIRRYSRYLNEKAVSYRQVAFDFTKVKRGVDGVMRTMNTEKLLKTIPIIQNQMDALLDFNVNANELTNGVINAAFMLLFKDSIRLFAAYNEGIINLLEKYFDMKKVQCKEGLDIYKKFLTRMTRISEFLKVAEQVGIDRGDIPDLSQFTVCAPSSLLDALEQHLASLEGKKVKDSTAASRASTLSNAVSSLASTGMSFTKVDEREKQAALEEEQARLKALKRLKELSKRPSFATTDTSPVSTTAACISTAPAIDLFSTPSCSNGALKMESDLFDLQTNFQSGMQPGSSVATAWGDPFSSSEAVDDSIPNLNPFLTKLVVDGAHLPVMSSDGVSFSSRTSGHEIFGDSFGQQSMVQHLPNPSPFQSEPSTVAGLFRGYGAPQIPPPQSSGELRVDFESVFGTKAASSNSLDTDAGILKPTVAGSNQSSNQLPEKLVSDDLDSSLANLVGNLGIGNGTTKNDIHWNQPGEKKLTGGMNWQPKNAPSTTWNPVSMPPSIMTFPATTPTGMMGYGMPQQLPSMAMMTQPTMMYTQPVMRPSNPFGSVSSAQPSAASSPSSQSPLRAPGQDPFAQLSLKDFL; from the exons ATGTCTGGGCAGAGCATTACAGACAGGATAACTGCTGCCCAGCATAGCGTTACTGGATCAGCCGTTTCCAAAACTGTGTGCAAGGCAACAACGCACGAAATTATGGGCCCTAAAAAGAAACATTTGGATT ACCTGATACACTGTACCAACGAGATGAATGTGAACATTCCTCAGCTGGCAGACTCTTTGTTCGAGAGAACCACCAACACCAGTTGGGTGGTGGTCTTTAAGTCCCTAATCACAACACACCACCTCATGGTATATGGGAACGAG CGATTTATTCAGTACTTGGCCTCCAGGAACACATTATTCAACCTCAGTAATTTCCTGGACAAAAGTGGCCTACAAG GTTACGACATGTCAACGTTCATTCGGAGGTATAGTCGATATCTGAATGAGAAAGCCGTTTCATATCGACAGGTGGCATTTGACTTCACAAAAGTAAAGCGTGG GGTGGATGGAGTGATGAGAACCATGAACACAGAGAAGCTCCTTAAGACCATCCCCATTATACAGAACCAAATGGATGCCCTTCTTGACTTCAAT GTCAATGCCAATGAACTAACCAATGGGGTTATTAATGCAGCCTTCATGCTTCTTTTCAAAGACTCCATTCGACTTTTTGCAGCTTACAATGAAGGGATAATAAACTTACTAG AAAAGTACTTTGATATGAAAAAAGTTCAGTGCAAAGAGGGTTTGGACATCTACAAGAAATTCCTTACCCGAATGACACGGATCTCAGAGTTCCTCAAAGTGGCAGAG CAGGTGGGAATAGACCGCGGGGACATACCTGACCTGTCTCAG TTTACAGTCTGT GCCCCCAGCAGTCTTTTGGATGCCCTGGAGCAACACTTGGCTTCATTAGAAGGGAAGAAGGTGAAGGACTCCACCGCCGCCAGCAG GGCAAGCACACTCTCCAATGCCGTGTCATCTCTGGCCAGCACTGGCATGTCTTTCACCAAAGTGGATGAAAGGGAAAAGCAGGCAGCTCTGGAGGAGGAGCAGGCACGATTGAAAGCACTAAAG CGGCTGAAGGAGCTCTCCAAGAGGCCTTCGTTTGCTACAACTGACACTTCTCCAGTCTCCACCACAGCAGCATGCATCAGCACAGCTCCTGCTATAGACCTGTTCTCCACTCCCAGCTGCTCCAATGG TGCCCTGAAGATGGAGAGCGACCTCTTCGACTTGCAGACTAACTTTCAGTCTGGCATGCAGCCTGGATCCTCTGTGGCCACGGCATGGGGAG ATCCTTTCTCTTCTTCTGAAGCTGTAGATGACTCCATTCCAAACCTAAACCCTTTCCTAACCAAACTTGTTGTTGATGGTGCTCATCTACCCGTTATGTCATCAGATGGTGTTAGTTTCTCCTCTAGGACGTCAGGTCATGAGATTTTTGGTG ACTCGTTTGGTCAACAGTCTATGGTCCAGCATCTCCCAAACCCCTCTCCCTTCCAGTCTGAGCCCTCCACTGTAGCAGGCCTATTCAGAG GATACGGAGCTCCACAAATCCCTCCTCCACAGAGCTCAGGCGAGCTGCGTGTTGATTTTGAGTCTGTTTTTGGTACTAAAGCTGCCTCGTCCAATAGCCTGGATACAGATG CTGGGATTTTGAAACCCACTGTGGCCGGCTCAAATCAGTCCTCCAATCAACTCCCAGAGAAACTGGTGTCAGATGACCTGGATTCTTCCTTGGCCAACCTTGTTGGAA ATCTGGGTATTGGAAATGGTACCACTAAAAA TGATATCCACTGGAACCAACCAGGAGAGAAAAAATTAACTGGTGGAATGAACTGGCAACCCAAGAATGCTCCATCTACTACATGGAACCCTGTCTCTATG CCACCATCTATCATGACTTTCCCTGCTACAACACCTACAGGAATGATGGGATATGGCATG CCTCAACAGTTGCCCTCCATGGCCATGATGACCCAGCCCACAATGATGTACACACAGCCTGTCATGAGGCCGTCCAATCCATTCGGATCAGTGTCCAGTGCACAG CCCTCCGCTGCCTCTAGCCCTTCCAGTCAGAGTCCTCTCAGAGCCCCAGGACAAGACCCCTTTGCACAGCTCTCTCTCAAGGATTTCTTGTAG
- the picalmb gene encoding phosphatidylinositol binding clathrin assembly protein b isoform X9, with the protein MSGQSITDRITAAQHSVTGSAVSKTVCKATTHEIMGPKKKHLDYLIHCTNEMNVNIPQLADSLFERTTNTSWVVVFKSLITTHHLMVYGNERFIQYLASRNTLFNLSNFLDKSGLQGYDMSTFIRRYSRYLNEKAVSYRQVAFDFTKVKRGVDGVMRTMNTEKLLKTIPIIQNQMDALLDFNVNANELTNGVINAAFMLLFKDSIRLFAAYNEGIINLLEKYFDMKKVQCKEGLDIYKKFLTRMTRISEFLKVAEQVGIDRGDIPDLSQFTVCAPSSLLDALEQHLASLEGKKVKDSTAASRASTLSNAVSSLASTGMSFTKVDEREKQAALEEEQARLKALKEQRLKELSKRPSFATTDTSPVSTTAACISTAPAIDLFSTPSCSNGALKMESDLFDLQTNFQSGMQPGSSVATAWGDSFGQQSMVQHLPNPSPFQSEPSTVAGLFRGYGAPQIPPPQSSGELRVDFESVFGTKAASSNSLDTDAGILKPTVAGSNQSSNQLPEKLVSDDLDSSLANLVGNLGIGNGTTKNDIHWNQPGEKKLTGGMNWQPKNAPSTTWNPVSMPPSIMTFPATTPTGMMGYGMPQQLPSMAMMTQPTMMYTQPVMRPSNPFGSVSSAQPSAASSPSSQSPLRAPGQDPFAQLSLKDFL; encoded by the exons ATGTCTGGGCAGAGCATTACAGACAGGATAACTGCTGCCCAGCATAGCGTTACTGGATCAGCCGTTTCCAAAACTGTGTGCAAGGCAACAACGCACGAAATTATGGGCCCTAAAAAGAAACATTTGGATT ACCTGATACACTGTACCAACGAGATGAATGTGAACATTCCTCAGCTGGCAGACTCTTTGTTCGAGAGAACCACCAACACCAGTTGGGTGGTGGTCTTTAAGTCCCTAATCACAACACACCACCTCATGGTATATGGGAACGAG CGATTTATTCAGTACTTGGCCTCCAGGAACACATTATTCAACCTCAGTAATTTCCTGGACAAAAGTGGCCTACAAG GTTACGACATGTCAACGTTCATTCGGAGGTATAGTCGATATCTGAATGAGAAAGCCGTTTCATATCGACAGGTGGCATTTGACTTCACAAAAGTAAAGCGTGG GGTGGATGGAGTGATGAGAACCATGAACACAGAGAAGCTCCTTAAGACCATCCCCATTATACAGAACCAAATGGATGCCCTTCTTGACTTCAAT GTCAATGCCAATGAACTAACCAATGGGGTTATTAATGCAGCCTTCATGCTTCTTTTCAAAGACTCCATTCGACTTTTTGCAGCTTACAATGAAGGGATAATAAACTTACTAG AAAAGTACTTTGATATGAAAAAAGTTCAGTGCAAAGAGGGTTTGGACATCTACAAGAAATTCCTTACCCGAATGACACGGATCTCAGAGTTCCTCAAAGTGGCAGAG CAGGTGGGAATAGACCGCGGGGACATACCTGACCTGTCTCAG TTTACAGTCTGT GCCCCCAGCAGTCTTTTGGATGCCCTGGAGCAACACTTGGCTTCATTAGAAGGGAAGAAGGTGAAGGACTCCACCGCCGCCAGCAG GGCAAGCACACTCTCCAATGCCGTGTCATCTCTGGCCAGCACTGGCATGTCTTTCACCAAAGTGGATGAAAGGGAAAAGCAGGCAGCTCTGGAGGAGGAGCAGGCACGATTGAAAGCACTAAAG GAACAGCGGCTGAAGGAGCTCTCCAAGAGGCCTTCGTTTGCTACAACTGACACTTCTCCAGTCTCCACCACAGCAGCATGCATCAGCACAGCTCCTGCTATAGACCTGTTCTCCACTCCCAGCTGCTCCAATGG TGCCCTGAAGATGGAGAGCGACCTCTTCGACTTGCAGACTAACTTTCAGTCTGGCATGCAGCCTGGATCCTCTGTGGCCACGGCATGGGGAG ACTCGTTTGGTCAACAGTCTATGGTCCAGCATCTCCCAAACCCCTCTCCCTTCCAGTCTGAGCCCTCCACTGTAGCAGGCCTATTCAGAG GATACGGAGCTCCACAAATCCCTCCTCCACAGAGCTCAGGCGAGCTGCGTGTTGATTTTGAGTCTGTTTTTGGTACTAAAGCTGCCTCGTCCAATAGCCTGGATACAGATG CTGGGATTTTGAAACCCACTGTGGCCGGCTCAAATCAGTCCTCCAATCAACTCCCAGAGAAACTGGTGTCAGATGACCTGGATTCTTCCTTGGCCAACCTTGTTGGAA ATCTGGGTATTGGAAATGGTACCACTAAAAA TGATATCCACTGGAACCAACCAGGAGAGAAAAAATTAACTGGTGGAATGAACTGGCAACCCAAGAATGCTCCATCTACTACATGGAACCCTGTCTCTATG CCACCATCTATCATGACTTTCCCTGCTACAACACCTACAGGAATGATGGGATATGGCATG CCTCAACAGTTGCCCTCCATGGCCATGATGACCCAGCCCACAATGATGTACACACAGCCTGTCATGAGGCCGTCCAATCCATTCGGATCAGTGTCCAGTGCACAG CCCTCCGCTGCCTCTAGCCCTTCCAGTCAGAGTCCTCTCAGAGCCCCAGGACAAGACCCCTTTGCACAGCTCTCTCTCAAGGATTTCTTGTAG
- the picalmb gene encoding phosphatidylinositol binding clathrin assembly protein b isoform X4, with protein sequence MSGQSITDRITAAQHSVTGSAVSKTVCKATTHEIMGPKKKHLDYLIHCTNEMNVNIPQLADSLFERTTNTSWVVVFKSLITTHHLMVYGNERFIQYLASRNTLFNLSNFLDKSGLQGYDMSTFIRRYSRYLNEKAVSYRQVAFDFTKVKRGVDGVMRTMNTEKLLKTIPIIQNQMDALLDFNVNANELTNGVINAAFMLLFKDSIRLFAAYNEGIINLLEKYFDMKKVQCKEGLDIYKKFLTRMTRISEFLKVAEQVGIDRGDIPDLSQAPSSLLDALEQHLASLEGKKVKDSTAASRASTLSNAVSSLASTGMSFTKVDEREKQAALEEEQARLKALKEQRLKELSKRPSFATTDTSPVSTTAACISTAPAIDLFSTPSCSNGALKMESDLFDLQTNFQSGMQPGSSVATAWGDPFSSSEAVDDSIPNLNPFLTKLVVDGAHLPVMSSDGVSFSSRTSGHEIFGDSFGQQSMVQHLPNPSPFQSEPSTVAGLFRGYGAPQIPPPQSSGELRVDFESVFGTKAASSNSLDTDAGILKPTVAGSNQSSNQLPEKLVSDDLDSSLANLVGNLGIGNGTTKNDIHWNQPGEKKLTGGMNWQPKNAPSTTWNPVSMPPSIMTFPATTPTGMMGYGMPQQLPSMAMMTQPTMMYTQPVMRPSNPFGSVSSAQPSAASSPSSQSPLRAPGQDPFAQLSLKDFL encoded by the exons ATGTCTGGGCAGAGCATTACAGACAGGATAACTGCTGCCCAGCATAGCGTTACTGGATCAGCCGTTTCCAAAACTGTGTGCAAGGCAACAACGCACGAAATTATGGGCCCTAAAAAGAAACATTTGGATT ACCTGATACACTGTACCAACGAGATGAATGTGAACATTCCTCAGCTGGCAGACTCTTTGTTCGAGAGAACCACCAACACCAGTTGGGTGGTGGTCTTTAAGTCCCTAATCACAACACACCACCTCATGGTATATGGGAACGAG CGATTTATTCAGTACTTGGCCTCCAGGAACACATTATTCAACCTCAGTAATTTCCTGGACAAAAGTGGCCTACAAG GTTACGACATGTCAACGTTCATTCGGAGGTATAGTCGATATCTGAATGAGAAAGCCGTTTCATATCGACAGGTGGCATTTGACTTCACAAAAGTAAAGCGTGG GGTGGATGGAGTGATGAGAACCATGAACACAGAGAAGCTCCTTAAGACCATCCCCATTATACAGAACCAAATGGATGCCCTTCTTGACTTCAAT GTCAATGCCAATGAACTAACCAATGGGGTTATTAATGCAGCCTTCATGCTTCTTTTCAAAGACTCCATTCGACTTTTTGCAGCTTACAATGAAGGGATAATAAACTTACTAG AAAAGTACTTTGATATGAAAAAAGTTCAGTGCAAAGAGGGTTTGGACATCTACAAGAAATTCCTTACCCGAATGACACGGATCTCAGAGTTCCTCAAAGTGGCAGAG CAGGTGGGAATAGACCGCGGGGACATACCTGACCTGTCTCAG GCCCCCAGCAGTCTTTTGGATGCCCTGGAGCAACACTTGGCTTCATTAGAAGGGAAGAAGGTGAAGGACTCCACCGCCGCCAGCAG GGCAAGCACACTCTCCAATGCCGTGTCATCTCTGGCCAGCACTGGCATGTCTTTCACCAAAGTGGATGAAAGGGAAAAGCAGGCAGCTCTGGAGGAGGAGCAGGCACGATTGAAAGCACTAAAG GAACAGCGGCTGAAGGAGCTCTCCAAGAGGCCTTCGTTTGCTACAACTGACACTTCTCCAGTCTCCACCACAGCAGCATGCATCAGCACAGCTCCTGCTATAGACCTGTTCTCCACTCCCAGCTGCTCCAATGG TGCCCTGAAGATGGAGAGCGACCTCTTCGACTTGCAGACTAACTTTCAGTCTGGCATGCAGCCTGGATCCTCTGTGGCCACGGCATGGGGAG ATCCTTTCTCTTCTTCTGAAGCTGTAGATGACTCCATTCCAAACCTAAACCCTTTCCTAACCAAACTTGTTGTTGATGGTGCTCATCTACCCGTTATGTCATCAGATGGTGTTAGTTTCTCCTCTAGGACGTCAGGTCATGAGATTTTTGGTG ACTCGTTTGGTCAACAGTCTATGGTCCAGCATCTCCCAAACCCCTCTCCCTTCCAGTCTGAGCCCTCCACTGTAGCAGGCCTATTCAGAG GATACGGAGCTCCACAAATCCCTCCTCCACAGAGCTCAGGCGAGCTGCGTGTTGATTTTGAGTCTGTTTTTGGTACTAAAGCTGCCTCGTCCAATAGCCTGGATACAGATG CTGGGATTTTGAAACCCACTGTGGCCGGCTCAAATCAGTCCTCCAATCAACTCCCAGAGAAACTGGTGTCAGATGACCTGGATTCTTCCTTGGCCAACCTTGTTGGAA ATCTGGGTATTGGAAATGGTACCACTAAAAA TGATATCCACTGGAACCAACCAGGAGAGAAAAAATTAACTGGTGGAATGAACTGGCAACCCAAGAATGCTCCATCTACTACATGGAACCCTGTCTCTATG CCACCATCTATCATGACTTTCCCTGCTACAACACCTACAGGAATGATGGGATATGGCATG CCTCAACAGTTGCCCTCCATGGCCATGATGACCCAGCCCACAATGATGTACACACAGCCTGTCATGAGGCCGTCCAATCCATTCGGATCAGTGTCCAGTGCACAG CCCTCCGCTGCCTCTAGCCCTTCCAGTCAGAGTCCTCTCAGAGCCCCAGGACAAGACCCCTTTGCACAGCTCTCTCTCAAGGATTTCTTGTAG